The following proteins are co-located in the Streptomyces sp. NBC_01198 genome:
- a CDS encoding DUF4177 domain-containing protein, whose amino-acid sequence MAKKWEYATVPLLVHATKQILDTWGEDGWELVQVVPGPNNSEQLVAYLKREKQA is encoded by the coding sequence ATGGCGAAGAAGTGGGAATACGCGACCGTGCCGCTGCTCGTGCACGCGACGAAGCAGATCCTCGACACCTGGGGCGAGGACGGCTGGGAGCTGGTCCAGGTGGTGCCCGGGCCCAACAACTCCGAGCAGCTGGTGGCGTACCTCAAGCGGGAGAAGCAGGCGTGA
- a CDS encoding RidA family protein: MSGTVATRLAELGLTLPEVVPPLAAYQPAVRSGNYVYTSGQLPMVDGKLPATGKVGAEVTPEQAKELARVCALNALAAVKSVAGDLDRIARVVKVVGFVASDPSFTGQPGVVNGASELLGEVLGDRGVHARSAVGVAVLPLDAPVEVELQVELAP, from the coding sequence GTGAGCGGGACGGTCGCGACCCGGCTCGCCGAGCTGGGCCTGACGCTGCCCGAGGTCGTGCCCCCGCTGGCGGCCTACCAGCCGGCCGTACGGTCGGGGAACTACGTCTACACCTCCGGCCAGCTCCCGATGGTGGACGGCAAGCTGCCGGCCACCGGCAAGGTTGGCGCGGAGGTCACGCCGGAGCAGGCCAAGGAGCTGGCGCGGGTCTGCGCGCTCAACGCGCTGGCGGCGGTGAAGTCGGTCGCCGGTGACCTCGACCGCATCGCGCGGGTGGTGAAGGTCGTCGGCTTCGTCGCGTCCGACCCCTCCTTCACCGGGCAGCCCGGTGTCGTCAACGGGGCGAGCGAGCTGCTCGGCGAGGTGCTGGGCGACCGCGGCGTCCACGCGCGCAGCGCGGTGGGCGTCGCGGTGCTTCCCCTCGACGCTCCCGTCGAAGTCGAACTCCAGGTCGAACTGGCACCGTGA
- a CDS encoding NUDIX hydrolase gives MSMMSGGAVPAAWPERIRALARGELTPVVPRRAATVLLLRDTGEDGGPAVHMLRRRASMAFAAGAYAFPGGGVDPRDERPVRWAGPALEEWAGLLGVGAAAAQAVVCAAVRETFEESGVLLAGPDAGTVVADTTGEDWEADRNALVGHELAFADFLDRRGLVLRTDLLRPCARWITPEFEERRYDTWFFLALLPAGQRTRDVSGEADRTVWLRPADALAGYDGGELTMLPPTVTMLRDLLPYGSAAAALAAAPVGDLTPVIATATVDPAGAVVLTWPGHDDFTRTAAPGDGGR, from the coding sequence ATGAGCATGATGAGCGGCGGGGCCGTGCCCGCGGCCTGGCCGGAGCGCATCCGGGCGCTGGCCCGGGGGGAGCTGACGCCGGTGGTGCCGCGGCGTGCGGCCACCGTGCTGCTGTTGCGGGACACCGGCGAAGACGGTGGCCCGGCGGTGCACATGCTGCGGCGCCGCGCGTCGATGGCCTTCGCCGCCGGCGCCTACGCCTTCCCTGGCGGCGGGGTCGACCCGCGCGACGAGCGGCCGGTGCGCTGGGCCGGGCCGGCGCTGGAGGAGTGGGCCGGGCTGCTGGGCGTCGGGGCGGCCGCGGCCCAGGCGGTGGTGTGCGCGGCGGTGCGCGAGACGTTCGAGGAGTCCGGCGTGCTGCTGGCCGGCCCGGACGCCGGCACCGTCGTCGCCGACACCACCGGCGAGGACTGGGAGGCCGACCGCAACGCCCTGGTCGGCCACGAGCTGGCTTTCGCCGACTTCCTGGACCGCCGCGGCCTGGTGCTGCGCACGGATCTGCTGCGGCCGTGCGCGCGCTGGATCACCCCGGAGTTCGAGGAGCGCCGTTACGACACCTGGTTCTTCCTGGCCCTGCTGCCCGCGGGCCAGCGCACCCGGGACGTGTCGGGCGAGGCGGACCGCACCGTCTGGCTGCGGCCCGCCGACGCCCTGGCCGGCTACGACGGCGGCGAGCTGACGATGCTGCCGCCGACCGTCACGATGCTGCGCGACCTGCTCCCGTACGGTTCGGCCGCCGCCGCGCTGGCCGCCGCACCGGTAGGTGACCTCACCCCGGTCATCGCGACGGCCACCGTCGACCCCGCGGGCGCGGTCGTGCTGACCTGGCCGGGCCATGACGACTTCACCCGCACCGCCGCCCCCGGGGATGGGGGCCGGTGA
- a CDS encoding MBL fold metallo-hydrolase, with product MTAGTVPGQPRDTVGGWATARALCVLAPNASPMTLDGTNTWIVAEPDSPLAVVIDPGPLDEAHLARVVAAAEQAGKRVALTLLTHGHPDHAEGAARFAELTRTPVRALDPALRLGDEGLGAGDTVTTGGLELRVVATPGHTADSLSFLLPADAAVLTGDTVLGRGTTVVAHPDGRLGDYLDSLRRLQALTVDGAVDTVLPGHGPVLGDARGAVEFYLAHRAHRLAQVETAIESGLRTPAEVVARVYADVDRALWPAAELSVRAQLDYLREHGLIDLP from the coding sequence GTGACCGCCGGGACGGTGCCGGGGCAGCCGCGGGACACGGTCGGCGGATGGGCGACCGCCCGCGCGCTGTGCGTGCTCGCCCCGAACGCCTCACCGATGACGCTGGACGGCACCAACACCTGGATCGTCGCTGAACCGGACTCCCCGCTGGCCGTGGTCATCGACCCCGGCCCGCTGGACGAGGCCCATCTGGCACGGGTCGTCGCGGCTGCCGAGCAGGCGGGCAAGCGGGTCGCCCTGACCCTGCTCACCCACGGCCACCCCGACCACGCCGAGGGCGCGGCCCGCTTCGCCGAGCTGACCCGTACGCCGGTCCGCGCGCTGGACCCGGCGCTGCGGCTGGGCGACGAGGGGCTGGGCGCGGGCGACACCGTGACCACCGGCGGCCTGGAACTGCGGGTGGTGGCCACCCCGGGCCACACCGCCGACTCGCTGTCCTTCCTGCTGCCAGCGGACGCCGCGGTGCTGACCGGCGACACCGTGCTGGGCCGCGGCACCACCGTGGTCGCGCACCCCGACGGCCGGCTCGGCGACTACCTGGACTCGCTGCGGCGGCTCCAGGCGCTCACCGTCGACGGCGCCGTGGACACCGTCCTGCCGGGCCACGGCCCGGTGCTCGGCGACGCCCGGGGCGCCGTCGAGTTCTATCTCGCCCACCGTGCCCACCGGCTCGCCCAGGTCGAGACCGCCATCGAGTCCGGGCTGCGCACCCCGGCCGAGGTGGTCGCCCGCGTCTACGCCGACGTCGACCGGGCACTGTGGCCCGCCGCGGAGCTCTCAGTCCGCGCGCAACTCGACTACCTGCGCGAACACGGACTCATCGACCTGCCATGA